CTCGCCGGTCACGTCGATGGAGACGCCGAGCGACTCGTTGCCGGTCGTCGTCGTGAACGTCTCGTTGCCGTCGAGGACGCCGTCGCCGTCGGTGTCCGGATCGAGCGGGTCCGTCTCGAACGGCTCGGTACCCTCCACGCCGTCGAGCAGGCCGTCGTCGTCCGTGTCGGGATCGGTGACGTTGGTCTCACCGTTCACCTCTGCGAGGTCGGCCAACCCGTCACCGTCCGTGTCGGCGCGGAACGGAGAACTCCCGGCGTCGATTTCCTCGGCCGTCGTCAGCGAGTCGCCGTCCCGATCCTCGGCACCGTCGAGCGTGCCGTCGTCGTCGGTGTCCGGATTGAGCGGGTCAGTCGGCAGGAACAACTGCTCGATGCCATCGCGCAATCCGTCGTCGTCCGTGTCGGCCACGAGCGGGTCGGTCCCCAGGTCGAACTCCGAGAGCGTGCCGAGGCCGTCGCGGTCGAAGTCCGCGTGGCCGTCGATCACGCCGTCGTCGCTCTCGTCGCGGTCGGTTTCGGTCGAGTCACTGTCGGGATCGAGCGGGTCGGTACCCAGCGCCGCCTCGGTCGACTCGCTGAGGCCGTCGCCGTCGAGCAACAGCGTCGCAGTCGCCCGCACCGTCTGGCCACCGGTTCCGCTCGTGCCGGGCTTCACGTCGCTATCGGTGACGGCGACGGTGACGTTCGCCACCCGTTCCGAGAGCCGTACGGGCACGCCGACCGTCCGGTTCTCCATCGGTCCGTTACCCAGCCGGTCGACCGGCTGTGAGCGGCGCCGTTCGCCGTCGACGTACACGGTGAGATTGCCGAGCGTCCACGGTCGCGGATCCGAGAACCGCACCCCCACGCTTCGATTCACATCCTCCGAACCGTTGCGGATCGGGTCTGCGCGATTGACGATCGCCACGCTGGGGTCAACCTCCCGATCGATCATATGGAGCGATTGCTGTGCTTGCTGCCAGCTCGTCCGCAGCGCCCGGATCGCTTGTGCGTACTGACTGATCGCTTGCCGCCCGTCCGACCTGTTCGCGCGGTCGAGTCGGCGCTGTGCGCGGTCGAACTGCCGTTGGGCGTTGTCGAAGTGCGCCTCAGCGCTCCGGCGCACTCCCCGATTCTCCAGTTCGCCCTCGGTCTGGTTCAGCGCTCGCCGCGCGTCGAGGATCGTCCGATAGGTCGTCCGGTTGTCCGCGACGGCGACGTAGCGACTCGCCCGTAACGCGGTTACGTTCGCTTCCGAACGAGCGAGTTTCGCCAGCGCCTGCACGCCGACCGCGTCGTCGGTGAACGACTGCATCGACGCCAGCCGCACGGGATCGCGATAGTCGTTCAGCGTCCCGTTGATTCGGTCGTAGGCACGGTCACGTGCCGAGGCGAAGCGTTGCTTCTCGACGCTCGCGTTGTCGATCGCCGCCGCGGCCTCGGCTTTCAGCGCGGCCGGCGGCCCCGACGGAACGTTGCCCGCGCCGGCGAGCGTCGCCTCGTTGCCCGCGTTCCCGATCGCCGCAGATCCGGTCGTACCACCCACAACGGGGGGAATCGCTGCCATCACCAGCATGAGGACACACCCCAGTGCCCCGATTCGGCCCAGTGGCCCCATTGTCACCGCAGACTTATCAGTCATTCATAATTACTTTCGAGCTGGACATACTTGCCGATAGTTTCAATACGTTCACCGAATCCGACGAACGGTCGCACCGCTCCACGACACTATCTGGCGACTGTGTCGACACGTCGCCAGCAGAGCGCAAGGATCGAGACTGCCGACCCGTCCCGGCGTACCGCGTACTCCGGCGGCCTGAGAACACCGCACACCGGCCGGGCGCATCCGAGTCGGCGGGGAAAATACAACGGAGTCGCGCGTCGCTACTCGTCCATCCGGACGGGGATCCACCAGACGCGGCTGCGGCCGCCGACCTTCTTGCTGGTCACGTCGGTCTCGTCCTGGAGGTCGTGGAGTCGGTTGAGGGCGGTGCGGCGCGAACAGCCCAGCACCTCGGCCACTTCGCTCGCGGTGAGCGGCTCCGCGTAGTCGGTACGGTCGCGGAACACCTCGATCACGTCCGACTCGGTGTACTGGGTCTCGCGGCCGGGGTCGACCATACCGATAGTTGGGTCGCTCGACCCTTATGGGTTCCTACGAAGGAAGGCGTGGACGGCCGTCGACCCGACCGCGACGGTCGTCCTCGTGGTCGACGCCCACCGCGCGGCCTATCGGGTGTCGCGCTGCTGGCCCTGCTGGTCGGGATTGCCGCCGTCGTCCCTGCGTTGCGGTAGTCTCTCCCGAAACCTGCGCATCGACGACACGCCGGTGTCGTCCGAGCACCACTCTCGGGCGGTTCCCAACATTTAATCCGGTTCGTTCGTGGTTCTGATGATATGTATCGGATATTACTGAAGTGCGAGGAGAAAGCCTCGCCGTTCACGGCGAGGCTTTCTCCTCGCACTTCAGTAATCGGCTTCCGAAGGTCACGCAAACTGTTTTGAGCGATGTGTTTTTGCTCTGCATTGAGCGACTCGGGACGTCAGAAGATGGGTGTGCCGAGCGTTCTATGACACCCTGGTCTGTGGTGGCTGCCGACACTGACTCCAGTCCTTCACACGTGGTAGTGGAACCGATAGGATTTGGCGACAGGTACTTTCTGTTGGATCCGGGCTACTACCTACCCGCTTCGGAGGCAATGAAGCCATCCACTTCGTTTCGACTACGTATCCATCAGTCCAGCCTCCGCCGACCGACAGGCCGTCACGATGCACTCGAAATCCGGTGTGTCGCGACGGTCGGTTTGTCGCCCCCGAGAGGGGTGCGGGGGGCACCAGACTCGCCTCGCGCTGAGTTCAGATGGTGACGACAAATTCCTACCGACGTGGCTTCGACGAACAGTACGGCCGATCGATACCAACAGTTAGCTCCTCAAAACACGCAGAGGACACCGGAGCAGATCCGTCGGAGGACCACTGCTGACCACGGCAGGAAATACGCCGATACACCTAATACATTTAGCGACAAGAAAATACATATGCCCATCGACATCGAGACGTTCGAATCTTCCTCGGAGGACCACCTCCAGCACAGCGGGGTGACGAACGCCGATCGGGTGATGCGGTTCCTCGCTACTCACCCTGACCAAGCGTTCACGCAGAGCGAGATCCGCGACGAGACCGACGTGAAAGCCGGCAGCATTAGCGTCGTCCTCTCCCGTCTCGAAGACCGCGGACTCGTCCGTCACAAAGGGAACTACTGGGCTATCGGTGAGGCCGACGAGGTGGCCGCGTACGCGAGTCTGTCCGAAAGTACCCGAGCCGCGAACGACCGTTTCGGTGAGGAAGACATGGACGAGTGGCTAAAACACGCCGTCGACGACGAGGACCCCGAATGAGCTACCAGCGCGGCGATGTGGTCTGGGGGCCAGATCCGTTCAAGTCAGGCGAAAATCCACGGCCGTGGTTGATCCTAAACAACGATAGCCACCCGTTCGGCGACGAGGAGTATATGACAGTCACACTGACGACGACGCCTCACGACGAGGGCATTCCGCTCGACGACGCCGGTTGGATCGAGGGTGGGATGCCTCGACAGAGCTATGCTTCGCCATGGACGGTGGCCTCGCCGAAGCACGCCGCGATCGTCCGACGCCAAGGCCGAGTTGAATCGGCCTTCGTCAACACTGTCGTGGATGCGCTTGGCACCTATCTCGAACCACTACCCGAAAACTGATCTCCTGAACTGGTTCCAGTCTATCGACGGGCGTCCTAGCGACAGCGAGCCGGCGCTACACTCGCACGGATGGGTCCTCGATACTGTTGCGTTACTCGTCGATAAACGATGGCTTGTCGCGTAGCCAGTCGCGATGCACTCGAAATTCGGCGTCTCGCGACGGTCGGGTTTGTCACCCCCGAGAGGGGTGCGGGGGGCAAGACAGACTCGCCCTGTGCTGACTCCCGATGGCGACGACAGCTCCCTACCGACGCGGCTTCGACGAACAGCTCGACAGATCGTTCCCAGCCGACGGCTGCCCCAAGTGCGACGGCCGACTCCGAACGGACGGCGGCGAAACCTGCTGTCGAGAGTGTGGGCTCCTTGTCGAGGCCTGTCGCGTCGATCGACGTGGCCCTGAATCCAACCGGAGGAACGCTTAACACTGTTGGGGTCGTATCCCAACAGTACGGAGACGATGCCCGCGACGGAGCTGTACCGGGACCACGGTGAGAAGCCGGATGGCAGCGAGTACGAGCTGGTTGCGTGGCAGGTCCCGGTGAGCGAGGACTTCCCGGAGGGGCTCAAATACAGCTTTCAGTACACCAGCGCTGAAGGTGACACACTCCTCCGGTTCGACAACGCGCCACACCACCCCGATATCGGCCGCCATCATCGGCACCCACCCGATGGCGATATCGAGGCCCTGGAGTTCACGGGCCTCGCCGACTTGGTTGAGGACTTCCGGAACGAGGTGGATGACATCTATGCCCAACGACACTGACGCCGAACCCACGCACGAGGAATTCACGCCCGACGCGGACGAAGTCGAGTATCCCTCGACCCTTC
The window above is part of the Halosimplex rubrum genome. Proteins encoded here:
- a CDS encoding MarR family transcriptional regulator, with protein sequence MPIDIETFESSSEDHLQHSGVTNADRVMRFLATHPDQAFTQSEIRDETDVKAGSISVVLSRLEDRGLVRHKGNYWAIGEADEVAAYASLSESTRAANDRFGEEDMDEWLKHAVDDEDPE
- a CDS encoding HTH domain-containing protein, with product MVDPGRETQYTESDVIEVFRDRTDYAEPLTASEVAEVLGCSRRTALNRLHDLQDETDVTSKKVGGRSRVWWIPVRMDE
- a CDS encoding type II toxin-antitoxin system PemK/MazF family toxin, producing the protein MSYQRGDVVWGPDPFKSGENPRPWLILNNDSHPFGDEEYMTVTLTTTPHDEGIPLDDAGWIEGGMPRQSYASPWTVASPKHAAIVRRQGRVESAFVNTVVDALGTYLEPLPEN
- a CDS encoding toxin-antitoxin system TumE family protein gives rise to the protein MPATELYRDHGEKPDGSEYELVAWQVPVSEDFPEGLKYSFQYTSAEGDTLLRFDNAPHHPDIGRHHRHPPDGDIEALEFTGLADLVEDFRNEVDDIYAQRH